In one Polynucleobacter sp. JS-JIR-5-A7 genomic region, the following are encoded:
- a CDS encoding transporter, which translates to MNFVTGGIAQAKSGSYTLHTQAVSLTHVIDVAGQSGRLTLALPYGELSGTGHVGGQAINASAEGLSDPMIKASVNLYGAPALSNSQFRDYQQNLIIGASIAATIPWGEYNSNQMINVGANRSLIQPAMGLSQALGPWRLELASMATIYTSNTNYLGNNTLSQSPIYSGETHVIYYFPNTAWVSADATYFTGGQTYVNGIPVNGTQENWRFGSTLSYPIDKQNSIRLTGSKGVYSRTDTSYNAVGVSWQYRWGGNP; encoded by the coding sequence GTTAGTCTGACTCACGTGATTGATGTCGCCGGACAATCTGGCAGACTTACCTTGGCGCTGCCTTATGGGGAGCTATCGGGTACAGGTCATGTTGGTGGCCAAGCGATAAATGCCTCAGCGGAAGGACTCTCAGATCCCATGATCAAAGCCTCTGTCAATCTCTATGGCGCGCCTGCACTATCCAACAGTCAGTTCAGAGACTATCAACAGAACTTAATCATTGGGGCGAGTATCGCTGCCACTATTCCCTGGGGTGAGTACAACAGCAATCAGATGATTAATGTTGGTGCCAATCGCTCCCTGATTCAGCCAGCCATGGGACTTTCCCAAGCACTAGGACCTTGGAGGCTAGAGTTAGCTAGCATGGCAACCATTTACACCAGCAATACTAATTATTTAGGTAATAACACCCTTTCACAAAGCCCAATCTACTCTGGTGAAACCCATGTGATTTATTACTTCCCCAATACGGCATGGGTCTCTGCTGATGCCACCTATTTCACTGGCGGTCAAACTTATGTCAATGGGATTCCCGTTAACGGTACACAAGAAAATTGGCGCTTTGGTAGCACCCTCTCCTATCCAATTGATAAGCAAAACTCAATTCGACTCACTGGTAGCAAGGGAGTCTACTCACGCACTGATACGAGCTACAACGCTGTTGGTGTCTCCTGGCAATACCGTTGGGGCGGCAACCCCTAG